The sequence AGAAAATATTTACTTAGACTATCAAAGTCTCTTTGACAATTAAACGGAAACAAATTTACCGAATAAAAAAACCTTCACTCGTACATAAGATGATATTTTGACGTTCCAAATAGAGCCTACTTATACTAAGAAGGGAAAAAGTTCCAAATGGAGCCTATTCATTCCAAAAAATGCAGTTGTTGCTTAATTCATCATGCTCATATGGATGTTTGCCATGACCTATTGGCCGTAACTCAAATTTTTACTGTTAGATTTTTTATGCTCGTCATATATGATAAGACATCATGTCTAGCTGAATTAGACATTGAGCTTTTGTTAGAGATTCAGTCAGGAATATTAATTGAATGAAGAGATGAAACTCTTTTATATCTGTGGTTTAACTGTTCTTtagtatattttaaataaattctGCCCATTCTTGCACTTTTATGCTATCTGTTGAATCCTTTCATCTGAGACTTTAGGTTGTTCATACACAAAATATTGCAGTTTCAAGGCTTGAAGGATTTGTTTCTAACCGGGAGCAGTCCTATGAAGATCCAATTGAGGAGTAAGGCACTTTCCATTAACACAGGAATCTCATATCATGTTTCCATATGGTATACACAGTGGTCCATATATAACATGCCACCTTCATTATCCAGGTTGCTGTATGCTGTTTTTGTGGTCTCAAGTGAGAATTCAACTGTTGCTGAATTGGCTGCAACATTACAGGCTGATCTTTCTCAACTTCAAGCAGCTGCATCTTTTGCTTGCCGATTGGGATGGGCTGTCAAACTAATAGATCCAGCATCTATTCTGCAAGATCCTAATGTTCCAGGGTCACCTAAGAGCCTTCTTAGTGACGAGGAAGATGGTTCTCATGCCAGCTTGGGCTCTGCAAATGTGTCCTCTGATGGCAGTGCTTTTCAACAAGTAGACATTCCATGGACAGAGAATAATATCAGGGCTTCTGGTTATGCTCGGGTTGCTTTTCTTGTTGATGCTAATATAACATCTTATCTTATGATGGGATCTGTATCACCAGGTTTTCTCTTCTCTCAACTATATTTCTGTGTTCCTTATTCTCATAACTGTGACAAACACTATAAAACAAAATAGGTCCTGGAATGGTGATTCAATTACATTCATTATTACCAACTGCATTATTAAAAGCACTTTTCAACTGGTGCTTGCAAAACGAACTGGGGTTTTCTGATACATATACCTACTGCAGTTTCTGTTGTGGATTTTATGGATGGTGTTATGTCAGCTGCAACTACTCATCTTTCTTGAAGTCTCCTACCTTTTGAATGAACTTCTACCGAGTTACTGCCAGTGAACAGAATAGTTATGTGTGAAAGCCAGTTTTCCTGCAAGTACGAGGAGAAAAGCTTGGTCTGTTCCTGGGAAACATGACAGATCTTCCCAAAAAGTTATAGTGATGTAATTAGAGATTAGCATCTTGTGCCGTGGCTCAAGATTGTCTGTCTGTGTTAAAGCAAAAAAGTTATAGTGATGTAATTAGAGATTAGCATCTTGTGCCGCAGCTCAAGATTGTCTGTCTGTGTTAAAGCAAAAAGTTATAGTGATGTAATAAGAGATTAGCATCTTGTGCCGCAGCTCAAGATTGTTTGTCTGTGTTAAAGCACCTTTCTtatacagcaacaacaataactacGCCTCAGTCCCAACTCCCAAGCTAATATATacagacacacacacacattttatatatatatagaagttCTTTATATTTCCTACCCATGTATAAATCTCTGAAAGGCGAAACAACTCCTAGAAAAGTATAGGATGTAGAGTAAAAGTCTAACATGACTTAAACATATTTTCAGCTAATATATATCTCCTACATAGATCATTTTCTTGCATTGTGCCTTATCTTTCACTAAGCCTGCATGACTCCGAAGAAATTGTAGGTCCATCAATATAGCTTCATTCCAAGTGATTTTAGGTCCACCTCGTCCACTTTTAATGCCTTCACTCATTATGGTTTCACGAGCGGTGCATCAGGCGGTCCACGCTAGACATGACCATACCATCTCAACCGACCTTCTCATTTTATCCTCGATGGATGTTACTTGAACCTTCTAGCAAATGTGGTCATTGCTAATCCTGTCTAGTCTTGTATGACCGCACATCCATCTTGTCTAGCTTAGAGCACCTTTCTTATGCAGCTCAAAAATCTTTTTCCCTGATTAGGTTGTAAAGGACCTTATTGCTTGATTTTTTCTCTACTGTGCATTTTTGAAGTTGTGTCACTGTTTCCATATGCTAACTGTACACCAAAACTTTATTTTGTGTTTCACTTTTTGATATTGTACACATTTCATGGATGGATCTGAAGTTCATTGGTTATCCTGATGTCAATGTTGGTGTGCATCGAATTTCTGTGTTTGCAGTATCAGAACTTCAGTTTTTTTCTCTGCAATCTGTTTTGAACTCTGAAGTAACCGTTTTGCAGGTCTAAAATCACATGCGGTGACATTGTATGAAGCGGGAAAACTAGGTCATGCTAGTATTGCAGATCTTTGTAAAGATTTGGGCACACTCGAGGGGACAAAATTTGAAGGTGAACTGCAAGAGTTTGCCAATCATGCATTTAGTCTTCGGTGCGTCCTGGAATGCCTAGCATCAGGTGGGGTTCCAGCTGGAGAAATAGAAAAGACTGGCATTACGTCTTCAAGAAGTGAGGATGCTACTTCAATGACAAAGGATATTTCACTTTCTGAAAAATCAGGAGATACACCAACAGACAAATCTGAGCTAGATAATGAAGATATGCCACATTCTGAAACACCCCAAGTGCCTAATGATGAAGAACCTCTATCAGGAACAAAATCTAAAGAAACAAATCAATCAGACTGGGAGATCAAACCAGAGGTCAGTTCTGAGAATCATGAGAAATCAGTATCCGCTGATATCTTAGATGCTGATAAAGAgttgaagaaacaaagaaaatacCGCGTGGATATACTCCGCTGTGAAAGCTTGGCTGCTCTCTCACCGGCTACTTTAGATCGTCTATTTCTGCGTGACTATGACATCGTTGTATCCATGGTTCCCCTTCCTCCTTCTTCAGTTTTGCCAGGACCAAAAGGCCCTGTTCATTTTGGACCTCCCTCCCATTCATCTATGACACCCTGGATGAAATTGGTGCTATATTCTGCTACTGCTAGTGGACCTCTGTCAGTTGTTCTGATGAAAGGTCACTTATTAAGAATGCTTCCTGCACCATTAGCTGGCTGTGAGAAAGCACTTCTATGGTcatgggatggatcttccattGGAGGTTTAGGGGGGAAGTCTGAAGGGAACTTGGTAAAAGGAAGTATACTTTTACATTGTATAAACTCACTACTCAAGCAGTCTGCAGTCCTTGTGCTTCCCCTCAGCAGATATGATCTCGATGAGGCTAGAAGAGTTGTTACTTTGGATATTCCCTTGCCCTTGAAGAACTCTGATGGTTCAATAGCTCAAGTAGGGGAGGAACTAGGACTGTCCTCCAAAGAAACTTTCAATCTGAATTCGCTATTAGATTCTCTGTCTAACAAACTTAATTTTTGGACCATTGGTTATATTCGCCTGTTAAGACTTTACAAAGATAGAGTCCAAGATAATATCACACCTGATGACGAGAAGTATGAATGGGTTCCACTAAGTGTAGAATTTGGTATTCCACTGTTTAGTCCAAAATTGTGTAATAATATATGCAAGAGATTAGTTTCTTCACAACTACTCCAAACAGATTTATTTGGAGAGCACCATGATGCAATGCAAGAGTTAAGAAAGAGATTGCGAGATGTTTGTGCTGAGTATCAGGCCACAGGTCCAACAGCAAAACTCCTTTACCAGAAAGAGCAGCCAAAGGAATCATCCCGGCATCTTATGACCTATGCAAGTGGAAGGTGGAACCCCATTGTTGATCCTTCTTCTCCCATTTCTGGTGTCTCTAGCGAACACCACAGACTAAAACTTGCTCATCGGCAGAGATCTAGAACAGAAGTTCTGAGTTTTGATGGCAATATTCTGAGGTGCATTTTGATCAATCTCTCTCACATTTCATAGATTGATTATACTTTTCTTACTATATTGTTATCTTTAGAATCTCTGACATATTGCACCTAAAGATTTTATCTGTTTAATATCTGGATATGTATTGTGGACAATTTAAGTGCTGTCCTCTAAGGGCATGTTTCCAGTTTATGCATCTGTCTTGATTCTAAATAAGGGATTGTAGGGCTAGTATTTTGGAAAGCTTGTATTTCACTTTTGCCTTGCATGTCGTACTGGGGTTCGTGGTAAGGTAGTTGTTGCACAAGTTTGGAAGAGAACACCACGAAAGCTTTCTTCTGAATgacattaaaaaaaattcttctaaCCTTCTTTACAAAAGCTAAAATGCAACTGTAAAGGTGAAAGTAGTTATATAAAATTGCTTACAAGTAACAAGAGTCTCTTATTTGGTGAAATATTTCAGCAGATTAATTTATTAAACAAAACATTTAACAAACTTAATATTCTGAAGGAAATGATGAAAGATCTCTCTGAATAACCTTTTGACTGTCAAAATAGTAAAAGAATTATCTGAATAATCTTACTCAAAAAGGGAATTATCTGATAATCTTTTGTTTTCTTGCTTGCTGCAATGAATGACGCAAGAAGTAGGAGCAGAAGAAATGGTTGTTGCTAGTCAGAGCCCTCTTGCACCTTGAACAAACCCCCCAGGGAATTGCGAAGGACTTATTTAATGTTGTTCTAGATTACTGGTCCCTTTCCATGTTTCAGTAATCTGGATTCATTAGTTTACGGGTGGAAAGTTTATAATTAGCATAAAATCTGGAATATCACTCTCTTGTGAAACTGATAACCACACTGATTTGCCCATCTGAGACATACGATGTCAACTTTCTGGTCGTCTCTTTTTGTTGTTCAAATACTTTCCAAGGATTTCATCTCATCAGGACAGAGACCTTTTGGGAAAAGGATGCCCCGCAAGAGTTTATGTACCTGGAGAAACAGTCATTGATGATCATTATCGAGTAATATGACCACCATTAGTGGGATCTGGAGATGTAAAGTTGCTTGGTATAGAACATGTTGTCTTGGGAAGCTTGCAGAGCCAGGGTGTTGTGGAaagcatgatatatatatatatataagatgctAACATTTTGTGTTCAACATGCTTAGAGAGGGACAAGAAACTTGGCACATAACTCATATCGAAGTAACATATGGTAGAAGGCTTCTGATGTTGGACTTGAAGCATGGAACATTGACCTACCAGCTTTTGAGTAAATTACTGACATCCACTGTTACAAAAATTTTACCGGCGGTTGTCACTCaaaataaactaaatatgaaacCGTTACTGTATATGCATTTTCTGTGAGACATGATATGTACATAGTGCCCTAATCTTGGAT is a genomic window of Nicotiana tabacum cultivar K326 chromosome 16, ASM71507v2, whole genome shotgun sequence containing:
- the LOC107797713 gene encoding uncharacterized protein LOC107797713 isoform X2, which encodes MQRIPATIEEQLILKAIKEECPWENLPKRLQATVNSKEDWHRRIIEHCIKKRLLWNTCFARKVCKEGEYYEEMLRYLRRNLALFPYHLAEYVCRVMRVSPFRYYCDMIFEVMKNEQPYDSIPNFSAADALRLTGIGRNEFIDIMNKCRSKKIMWKLNKSIAKELLPTQPVDFVIEPWWGVCLVNFTLEEFKKLTEEETATIDKICKEEANSFILFDPEIIKGLHRRGLVYFDVPVYPDDRFKVSRLEGFVSNREQSYEDPIEELLYAVFVVSSENSTVAELAATLQADLSQLQAAASFACRLGWAVKLIDPASILQDPNVPGSPKSLLSDEEDGSHASLGSANVSSDGSAFQQVDIPWTENNIRASGYARVAFLVDANITSYLMMGSVSPGLKSHAVTLYEAGKLGHASIADLCKDLGTLEGTKFEGELQEFANHAFSLRCVLECLASGGVPAGEIEKTGITSSRSEDATSMTKDISLSEKSGDTPTDKSELDNEDMPHSETPQVPNDEEPLSGTKSKETNQSDWEIKPEVSSENHEKSVSADILDADKELKKQRKYRVDILRCESLAALSPATLDRLFLRDYDIVVSMVPLPPSSVLPGPKGPVHFGPPSHSSMTPWMKLVLYSATASGPLSVVLMKGHLLRMLPAPLAGCEKALLWSWDGSSIGGLGGKSEGNLVKGSILLHCINSLLKQSAVLVLPLSRYDLDEARRVVTLDIPLPLKNSDGSIAQVGEELGLSSKETFNLNSLLDSLSNKLNFWTIGYIRLLRLYKDRVQDNITPDDEKYEWVPLSVEFGIPLFSPKLCNNICKRLVSSQLLQTDLFGEHHDAMQELRKRLRDVCAEYQATGPTAKLLYQKEQPKESSRHLMTYASGRWNPIVDPSSPISGVSSEHHRLKLAHRQRSRTEVLSFDGNILRSRSRRNGCC
- the LOC107797713 gene encoding uncharacterized protein LOC107797713 isoform X1, whose amino-acid sequence is MQRIPATIEEQLILKAIKEECPWENLPKRLQATVNSKEDWHRRIIEHCIKKRLLWNTCFARKVCKEGEYYEEMLRYLRRNLALFPYHLAEYVCRVMRVSPFRYYCDMIFEVMKNEQPYDSIPNFSAADALRLTGIGRNEFIDIMNKCRSKKIMWKLNKSIAKELLPTQPVDFVIEPWWGVCLVNFTLEEFKKLTEEETATIDKICKEEANSFILFDPEIIKGLHRRGLVYFDVPVYPDDRFKVSRLEGFVSNREQSYEDPIEELLYAVFVVSSENSTVAELAATLQADLSQLQAAASFACRLGWAVKLIDPASILQDPNVPGSPKSLLSDEEDGSHASLGSANVSSDGSAFQQVDIPWTENNIRASGYARVAFLVDANITSYLMMGSVSPGLKSHAVTLYEAGKLGHASIADLCKDLGTLEGTKFEGELQEFANHAFSLRCVLECLASGGVPAGEIEKTGITSSRSEDATSMTKDISLSEKSGDTPTDKSELDNEDMPHSETPQVPNDEEPLSGTKSKETNQSDWEIKPEVSSENHEKSVSADILDADKELKKQRKYRVDILRCESLAALSPATLDRLFLRDYDIVVSMVPLPPSSVLPGPKGPVHFGPPSHSSMTPWMKLVLYSATASGPLSVVLMKGHLLRMLPAPLAGCEKALLWSWDGSSIGGLGGKSEGNLVKGSILLHCINSLLKQSAVLVLPLSRYDLDEARRVVTLDIPLPLKNSDGSIAQVGEELGLSSKETFNLNSLLDSLSNKLNFWTIGYIRLLRLYKDRVQDNITPDDEKYEWVPLSVEFGIPLFSPKLCNNICKRLVSSQLLQTDLFGEHHDAMQELRKRLRDVCAEYQATGPTAKLLYQKEQPKESSRHLMTYASGRWNPIVDPSSPISGVSSEHHRLKLAHRQRSRTEVLSFDGNILRSYALTPVYEAATRPVEESPSVTTTKVEKDDAENKEAIYPGVNLLFDGSELRPFEIGACLQARQPVSLIAEASAASTIFSIK
- the LOC107797713 gene encoding uncharacterized protein LOC107797713 isoform X3, translated to MRVSPFRYYCDMIFEVMKNEQPYDSIPNFSAADALRLTGIGRNEFIDIMNKCRSKKIMWKLNKSIAKELLPTQPVDFVIEPWWGVCLVNFTLEEFKKLTEEETATIDKICKEEANSFILFDPEIIKGLHRRGLVYFDVPVYPDDRFKVSRLEGFVSNREQSYEDPIEELLYAVFVVSSENSTVAELAATLQADLSQLQAAASFACRLGWAVKLIDPASILQDPNVPGSPKSLLSDEEDGSHASLGSANVSSDGSAFQQVDIPWTENNIRASGYARVAFLVDANITSYLMMGSVSPGLKSHAVTLYEAGKLGHASIADLCKDLGTLEGTKFEGELQEFANHAFSLRCVLECLASGGVPAGEIEKTGITSSRSEDATSMTKDISLSEKSGDTPTDKSELDNEDMPHSETPQVPNDEEPLSGTKSKETNQSDWEIKPEVSSENHEKSVSADILDADKELKKQRKYRVDILRCESLAALSPATLDRLFLRDYDIVVSMVPLPPSSVLPGPKGPVHFGPPSHSSMTPWMKLVLYSATASGPLSVVLMKGHLLRMLPAPLAGCEKALLWSWDGSSIGGLGGKSEGNLVKGSILLHCINSLLKQSAVLVLPLSRYDLDEARRVVTLDIPLPLKNSDGSIAQVGEELGLSSKETFNLNSLLDSLSNKLNFWTIGYIRLLRLYKDRVQDNITPDDEKYEWVPLSVEFGIPLFSPKLCNNICKRLVSSQLLQTDLFGEHHDAMQELRKRLRDVCAEYQATGPTAKLLYQKEQPKESSRHLMTYASGRWNPIVDPSSPISGVSSEHHRLKLAHRQRSRTEVLSFDGNILRSYALTPVYEAATRPVEESPSVTTTKVEKDDAENKEAIYPGVNLLFDGSELRPFEIGACLQARQPVSLIAEASAASTIFSIK